One window of the Populus trichocarpa isolate Nisqually-1 unplaced genomic scaffold, P.trichocarpa_v4.1 scaffold_2281, whole genome shotgun sequence genome contains the following:
- the LOC112323313 gene encoding uncharacterized protein LOC112323313 isoform X2, with protein MGFGIATGQELRQPYFDFAPLDSIEFWICYYTQCHLHSDRRDCKYQISFEGCHRRNISRKSPFKTALFVGRYIIVSPLDWSGFWICYSSRCYINSERFGSENNTPTRNYTSRTAGLQISGEAFTRLLRSSYSRSLRRDCKRGTTTTRKSELSFYSWMTDLSDYKWNVGRYLIVKQKWMEANIVSLGT; from the exons atGGGTTTTGGGATTGCAACAGGGCAGGAACTTCGGCAGCCATATTTTGACTTTGCACCGTTGGATTCGATtgaattttggatatgttattataCTCAATGTCACCTACATTCTGACCGGAGGGATTGCAAATATCAGATTTCGTTTGAGGGCTGTCACCGGAGGAACATTTCTCGAAAATCACCCTTCAAGACAGCTTTGTTCGTCGGCCGTTATATCATCGTTTCACCGTTGGATTGGTCtggattttggatatgttattcaTCCAGATGTTATATAAATTCTGAACGGTTTGGATCGGAAAATAACACTCCTACCAGAAATTATACTTCCCGAACAGCAGGTCTCCAAATTTCAG GAGAAGCATTCACTCGACTTCTCAGGAGCTCGTATAGTAGGAGCTTAAGGAGGGACTGCAAGAGgggcacaacaacaacaaggaaGAGCGAGTTGAGCTTCTACAGCTG GATGACTGACTTGTCAGATTATAAATGGAATGTTGGACGATACCTAATTGTTAAACAAAAATG GATGGAGGCAAATATCGTATCGCTTGGGACGTGA
- the LOC112323313 gene encoding uncharacterized protein LOC112323313 isoform X3, translated as MGFGIATGQELRQPYFDFAPLDSIEFWICYYTQCHLHSDRRDCKYQISFEGCHRRNISRKSPFKTALFVGRYIIVSPLDWSGFWICYSSRCYINSERFGSENNTPTRNYTSRTAGLQISGCYIKNVGEAFTRLLRSSYSRSLRRDCKRGTTTTRKSELSFYSWSFRFTPGVAF; from the exons atGGGTTTTGGGATTGCAACAGGGCAGGAACTTCGGCAGCCATATTTTGACTTTGCACCGTTGGATTCGATtgaattttggatatgttattataCTCAATGTCACCTACATTCTGACCGGAGGGATTGCAAATATCAGATTTCGTTTGAGGGCTGTCACCGGAGGAACATTTCTCGAAAATCACCCTTCAAGACAGCTTTGTTCGTCGGCCGTTATATCATCGTTTCACCGTTGGATTGGTCtggattttggatatgttattcaTCCAGATGTTATATAAATTCTGAACGGTTTGGATCGGAAAATAACACTCCTACCAGAAATTATACTTCCCGAACAGCAGGTCTCCAAATTTCAG gatgttatattaaaaatgtagGAGAAGCATTCACTCGACTTCTCAGGAGCTCGTATAGTAGGAGCTTAAGGAGGGACTGCAAGAGgggcacaacaacaacaaggaaGAGCGAGTTGAGCTTCTACAGCTG GTCCTTCAGATTCACGCCAGGAGTAGCGTTTTAG
- the LOC112323313 gene encoding uncharacterized protein LOC112323313 isoform X1, with protein sequence MGFGIATGQELRQPYFDFAPLDSIEFWICYYTQCHLHSDRRDCKYQISFEGCHRRNISRKSPFKTALFVGRYIIVSPLDWSGFWICYSSRCYINSERFGSENNTPTRNYTSRTAGLQISGCYIKNVGEAFTRLLRSSYSRSLRRDCKRGTTTTRKSELSFYSWMTDLSDYKWNVGRYLIVKQKWMEANIVSLGT encoded by the exons atGGGTTTTGGGATTGCAACAGGGCAGGAACTTCGGCAGCCATATTTTGACTTTGCACCGTTGGATTCGATtgaattttggatatgttattataCTCAATGTCACCTACATTCTGACCGGAGGGATTGCAAATATCAGATTTCGTTTGAGGGCTGTCACCGGAGGAACATTTCTCGAAAATCACCCTTCAAGACAGCTTTGTTCGTCGGCCGTTATATCATCGTTTCACCGTTGGATTGGTCtggattttggatatgttattcaTCCAGATGTTATATAAATTCTGAACGGTTTGGATCGGAAAATAACACTCCTACCAGAAATTATACTTCCCGAACAGCAGGTCTCCAAATTTCAG gatgttatattaaaaatgtagGAGAAGCATTCACTCGACTTCTCAGGAGCTCGTATAGTAGGAGCTTAAGGAGGGACTGCAAGAGgggcacaacaacaacaaggaaGAGCGAGTTGAGCTTCTACAGCTG GATGACTGACTTGTCAGATTATAAATGGAATGTTGGACGATACCTAATTGTTAAACAAAAATG GATGGAGGCAAATATCGTATCGCTTGGGACGTGA
- the LOC112323313 gene encoding uncharacterized protein LOC112323313 isoform X4 codes for MGFGIATGQELRQPYFDFAPLDSIEFWICYYTQCHLHSDRRDCKYQISFEGCHRRNISRKSPFKTALFVGRYIIVSPLDWSGFWICYSSRCYINSERFGSENNTPTRNYTSRTAGLQISGEAFTRLLRSSYSRSLRRDCKRGTTTTRKSELSFYSWSFRFTPGVAF; via the exons atGGGTTTTGGGATTGCAACAGGGCAGGAACTTCGGCAGCCATATTTTGACTTTGCACCGTTGGATTCGATtgaattttggatatgttattataCTCAATGTCACCTACATTCTGACCGGAGGGATTGCAAATATCAGATTTCGTTTGAGGGCTGTCACCGGAGGAACATTTCTCGAAAATCACCCTTCAAGACAGCTTTGTTCGTCGGCCGTTATATCATCGTTTCACCGTTGGATTGGTCtggattttggatatgttattcaTCCAGATGTTATATAAATTCTGAACGGTTTGGATCGGAAAATAACACTCCTACCAGAAATTATACTTCCCGAACAGCAGGTCTCCAAATTTCAG GAGAAGCATTCACTCGACTTCTCAGGAGCTCGTATAGTAGGAGCTTAAGGAGGGACTGCAAGAGgggcacaacaacaacaaggaaGAGCGAGTTGAGCTTCTACAGCTG GTCCTTCAGATTCACGCCAGGAGTAGCGTTTTAG